The stretch of DNA GTGTGCTATTTGCTGTGGGGCGGTTCATGTTGCAGTTGAAGATGAAACCCCAAACCATCGAGTTTCCCGCTGACTACCGGATTGCGACCGCACCGCGCTACCCACATCGAGGACATCAAATCGGTTTTCGCAACCTGGCCCATTGTTATGATGCTTGGACGGCTGAGACTTATGAACAATACATGCGAGAATTGGCGGTGTTCGGTGCCAATGCGTTCGAAACGACATCGTTTTCGCTCGAAGGGCTTGATGGTCCGCATGCCAAATTGACTGGCCCAGAGATGGCCGCAGCATGGTCGCGGATTTGTCAGGAATACGGTTTCGATTTCTGGCTGTTTGGGTCGGCAATGGGCGGTGCGGGGAAATCCGAAGCCCAAGAGTTGGCCGCGATTGAATCGCAATTGGAACGACTCCGTGTGATTCCCCACCTGGATCATATCTATCTCACCGGCGGCGACGGCGGGAGTTCTCACCGGCGTCCCGACTTAATGTTCCAGCAGACGGGCCGGTTCGCCGAGCAGGCACGCAAAATCCATCCGGGACTTGGTGTGTGGGTTTCCAATCAAGGGTTCGGGCCTGAATTGAATAATTGGTTTTTCGATTACCTACAGCAACAGCAGCCGGAGTGGGTGACAGGGGTGGTCTACGGCGCATGGTCGCGGATTCTGCTTGACGAACAACGCGCACGGGTGCCGTCGCGTTATCCAATCCGCCGTTATGCAGACATTGGTCATTGCCTGCGTGCCCAATACCCGGTGCCGGGCTGGGACCGCGCCCTGGCACAGACGCTCGGCCGCGAGCCATTTGCCCCCCGGCCCAAAGGGCATGCCCGGATTCACAACCTGTTTGATGAATACGCCGATGGTTTCGTGACTTATTCCGATGGTGTTGGCGATGACATCAACAAATTCACCTGGACGGCATTGGGCTGGGACCCGGATCGCGACGTGAATGAGATCATGCTCGACTATTCCCGCTTCTTTTTTGGTTGGGATATCGCCGAACAGGTGCGGGATGGTCTGTTCATGTTGGAAGAGAATTTTTCCGGTTCGCTGGCGGACAATGACGGCGTTGAAAAAACTTTCGCCCTTTGGAAATCCCTGGAAGACAATGCGGACGACGCGTTGCTGGCCAACTGGCGTTTTCAGGAATGCCTGTTGCGGGCCTACTATGACCAATACACGCGATTGCGACTGATCAAGGCAAACGAGAGTGAGACGCGGGCTCTCGCTGCGTTGCGAAAGGCTCCGCAGATCGGTGTTGAGCCGGCGATCAAAAAGGCACGCGCGATCTTGGCCGAGTCGGACCAAGATGCGACGACCGACGCGCTCAGAACGCGGATCGTCGAACTGGGCCAACAGCTTTTTGAAAGTATCGGCGCGCAGCTGGACGTCGAGAACTACCAGGCCAGGAATGCGGAACGGGGGGCGGTGCTGGATTTTCTCGACACACCCCTGAACGACAAACTATGGATCGAGGACGAACTCGACGCAATTCTTGCCGGCCGGTTCACAGCAACCATGCCTGAGGAACCGGGACAGGGGGATGTGCGCCTCGCACGTCTGGCACGCATCACCGATTGGGAAGATGCCGGTCCGGGCGGATTCTATGACGACTTGGGCTGCACATGGAAACAACCGCATCTGTTAAAACCAAAATCGCTGTGGGATGATCCGGGAGGTGTAACGACTCCCCGCGAAGCGCATGCTATGTACAACGCCGAGCACCACAGGCTCTCCTGGCTGGATGTCGAGGAAGCCCTGTTTGCCGCCCCGTTGACAATGCATTACGAAAAGCTCGATCCGAAGGCGAATTATCGCATTCGCGTGACCTATCTCGGACGCTACAACGCGACCATCCGCCTCGTCGCCGACGACAAATATGAAATCCACGGCCCCTACGGCCACACGTTGAAGGGAGCCCGTTATACCGCCGGTTACAGCGACAGTGCAGCCGTGGCTCGGCCAACGGATGACGGCAAACTCCCGGAGGTCACCCCATTGGAATTCGTGATACCCCGCGAAGCAACGCAGGATGGGGTGCTTGATCTGACCTGGCAACGGATTACTGGTCGCGGAGCGCAGGTGGCTGAGATCTGGTTGATTAAAGAATGATGTGGCGAGTTGGAAAAATTGAACGGTCTCACTTCTGTGGGCGTTGTTGCGTTTGCTCTTCCAACCACGACACTCCTCCGCGCAGAGCGCCGAACACGTTGCCCCGCCAGCCGTGGCCGCCCGGGTAGGTCTGCAGCTTGACGTCGGCTCCATTCTCACGGAGTTGTTCCTCTGCGTTGCGGGCCCTGCGATGTTTATTAGATCAATCCAGTGGCCATTCCTTTTCGAGACGACTCTTCAATTCGGCAAGTTCTTTCTTCTGCAGTTTTACGTCCGACGACTTACCGGAGAGCGAGCGACGTGCTCGGACGACGGTACGATAAACCGACTGAAATAATATTTTGCGCAACTTGTCTTCGTGACGTGCAATCTCGTCTTGTCGAAAGTCTGCCAATGCATGGCCGACAGAACTTTGCTGATAGACCGAGGATTCGGCGGCATATCCGGGCAACTCTTTGACCAGTGTCGCAAGTTGCAGACTATCGCCGGTCATGGCGGCGGCGGCCAAGTACCAGAGGGCTAACTGGTTCTCATCGTCGATGTCCTGGTCTTCGATCGCTTGGAACAGGTCGTTTCGAGCCGTTTCCGCAGCCTTCGTACCAGGTTGGATCTCCATCTGCGACCGTTTCCGCAAGGTCCGCGTCATCAGTGTTTTTACACTTGCAGGTGGTTTGCTGATTTGAATCGCATGTTTGACCAATGCTGACATCACATCATCCAAGACGATATGCGTTTTGAAATCGTAGTCTTTGAACTTGAGGGTCGCCTGCAGCGATTTGGGGAGGCTTTGAAAAACCACCAGTGGATCGGCGGATTTCGGTTTGCCTAGGCAAGAAAACACAACCTCGTTCGGATCGCTTTTGTTTCGTTTTTTCTCTTTCGCTTCAACCCGGACTTGCGTTCTGGTCTTCACGACCGTGATCTCCAATAAGCTTCCGTCTTCGATTTTCGCGTCATCGAGAAGTTCAACCTTCCCCGATTTCATGATCCCGCGAATTGTCCGGCGATCGGTATTTGTCTGTTTCAAGAATGTCTCCCATGTCTGAAAAATGGGCTACCCGGGTGTTACCCTACCGCGGTTGGAGCACCGCGCGGTAGATGCGGTCTTGTTGTTCGTAGACGATGGTCCACTTACCATTGCTTAAGAATGGGTTGGAGACGGTGTCGACTTTTTTGCCGGTAAACTCAGCAGCGCCGGACTTCTTCCAGGTCAGTAGGTCGCTGGATTGCCAGTAGGGACGGCCGGCTGCTTGGGACAGGCCGAGGTAATGTCCTCCCAGGTCGGCTACCGCGAGTGAACCGGTTTCTTCAATCGTAGGGATCACCGGTTCATTTTGTACGCGTTTCCAGTGCACCATGTCGGTCGAGACGGCGATGTTTAATCCCTGCTGACGCGTCTTTTGGTTCATGCCGCGAAACAACAGGTAGTAGCGGTCGTCGCGTTCAAAGATTGGTGAGGGATGGGTGCTCAACAGTGTGTCCCATTCACCGGGGCGGCTTTGCAGGACGGGATTTTCGGGATGCTTTGTCCAGGTTTTTAAGTCGGTCGATGTCGCAATGCCAATCTGTTTGGTCTTGCCGTCACGGCCGGAGTAAAAGAGATAATAGCGATCCTTGTGCTTTGTGACCGTCGGTAATTTGGCGACCACGTGGTCCCACGCTCCCGGTGGACCGATGTCGAGAATTGGGTTTTGCGGCCACTTCTCCCAGGTGATTCCATCAGCCGAGGTTGCCAAGCCCATCCGCTCATGTCCCCCTTGGTTGAACGGTTTGTCCTGCGCCTCGAAGAAACAGTAATACGTTCCGTCTTCGACCAACACGAACGGATTGTCGACCGCATAATGATCCCAGGCGCCGGCCGGTCCCCGGTCAATGACGGGACGACCTGAGGGCATCTCGACCCAAACTTGGGTCGTGTCGAACGGCGGAAGTTCCTCAGCCGGTAAGGAATGTGGCAGCACGAGTAGCAACCCGAACAACACCCAGCATGGAACATTGGGCAGTCTCTGTCGGTAGGACAATATCATTCTGGTTCCTTAGATGGAGATTGCAATTTTTGCTTCGTGCTGCGTGACTTCCAAAATCTCCGGGGGGCGCGGCTGCGAGAATTCTCCTTGCGGTCGGGCCAATCGCTGGATGCAATCGCCCGGCTCTTCAAGTGAAACACCCCGCCTGCTCAAAGTCGCAGACGGGGTGTTCGTTGGATTCCAACCCAGCGCCAAATTGGCGTCGTGCGGCTTAGTGTTCAAAATCGGGCTCTTTGCCTTCATAGGCCCGATAGAAATCGTAGATCGCTTTTTCCAGCGACTCGGCCACTTTGGGATCGACGGTTTGTTTGCATTTCATCGCGGTCACGATGATGTTGTGGGCGGCCTTCAGTTGCTTGACGTAGGCCTCGTTGTCGGACTTGATCCGTTGTGCAAAGAAGTATTCCGCCATGATCTTCTGCGTCTTGGATGCGTGTTCTTCTTTGGTGTTGATCCAACGCACCAGTTGGTTTTTGGACTGAGCGTCGCTCTTTTCGGAAAGTTCGTTGATCTGCGTCATCGCTTTGGAGATGGTGCGGAAGTCTTCCAACATCTGTTCAAACCGAGTCTGGTCGCCGTAGATACCGCAGGGGACTTGGCAATGCGCATCGGCAGTGCGGACACCAACCAAACTGACGGCGGCCAGGGCGAGTGAGAGCGTTACGAAGCGAGACATGTTGTCATTCCTTTTCGCTAAAAGTGTGGACGAGCGCCGCAGGTACAATCGACGCCCTGATTTTCAAATACAGAGGGGCGTATATTACCATGTCGGCGGTGCTCTGGTCAAAAGGTCGAAACAGGCAGTAATGTGACGGGAAATTATGAATTCTTGATGAGTGGTCTATCCCCCAAGCCCCATCAGTTTTGCCATTTTCCTGGATTTGTTCCATGCGTGATGGAGATTTCGCTCTGCGTGACCCAGGGCGTGACGGCAGCTTTTTTGGCGGCATGGAGGTCAGGATTCCTCGTCACGCTTCTGCTTTCCAAGTCGAACGTTGGCGTCGCAGTTGCCGAACTGACGGAGGCTTCTACAATAGGGGGCACAACAGACAGGCTCGATTCAAGTTCAATGCAGAAGAGGATTGCACGATGAGTGACGACGTACGGAAACAGATTATCGAAGAATTGAAAGTCGCCTACTGGATGGAAATCGAGACGGTGATGAACTACATCGCCAACTCGATCAATCTGGATGGCGTACGTGCGGAAGAAATCAAAAAGGCGCTGGCCGCCGACGTGCAAGAAGAATTGGGGCACGCGCAAGTGTTGGCTCGGCGAATCAAAACGATCGGTGGCGAGGTCCCCGGCAGCCAAGCATTCTCCGCGACACAAGACGCGCTGCAGCCTTGCTCGGACCATACCGATGTGAAGTCCGTCATCAAAGGTGTGATTGCTGCTGAAGATGGTGCCATCAAGCAGTACAACAAGTTGATCAAGCTGTGCGACGGTGTGGATTACGTCACGCAGGATCTGTGCATCACCTCATTGGCGGACGAAGAAGAACATCGCCGCGACTTCATGGGGTATTTGACGGAATACGAACAGCGCAGTTAACAAATCCAATTCCAGAAATGCCGCGGGTGAAGGGGGCGTGGATAATTGATTGTTGTGCGGAAACCCTCACCCCGGCCCTCTCCCAGAGGGAGAGGGAGAATATGTTGTTGGTCGCTTGCGCGGTATTGTGAGGCGATTCTGGTTGGTCTTGGTTCGTGCTGCGCTATAGCGGAGTGGGAGGGTTCAAAGAGTCATGTCCGGTGCATTATTAAAAATTGACGGTGAAGTCTCGCAAGCGTTGGAGTTGTCGTATGCCGATTTCGAGGCTTTTCCCGAAGCTGCGCAGGTTTGTGACGTCAGTCGATTTCACCCCACGCGGCAGGGGGATGGAGTGACGTTGCAATCGATTTTGGACCGCGTCCAGCCAGCCGAGTCGGCGACCTATCTCACGCTACACGCCTCGCACGACGACTTTGCCGCCAGCATTCCGTTGGCGGCCGTCGCTGCGGAGGGGATCGTCGTGTACAAAAATGCCGGCGCGCCGTTGCCGGTGGAGAAGGGGGGACCGGTTCGGTTTCTGATCCGCGATCCCGCCGCCTGTCACACGGCGGAGTTAGACGATTGTGCGAACGTCAAATTCGTCGACCGCATCGAACTCACCGCCGGCCGCGGCCGCGACACACGCCCGGAAGACGACGAAGAGCACGAGCAACTGCACGCCAATGAGTCATAGGTCTGTGGGTAACACGAAACTCAAAAGTTCCAATGTTCCGGCAAACTGGCACCGCACAATTCGCATTTGAACCAGCCGTCTTTCACGATATTCCTCTCACGACAACCGGGGCACAGACGAAACACGATTGATGTCGTAAAACCGCCGGGGTGAGGTAGTGGAACAGATTCTAGCGCTGCCGCGACGTGCGGCCAAGATTCCGGTTCGGGGCAAAAGCCGGTCGACTGATTCGAGACTTCCGTGACGTCTCCTTCGGCTGTGAACGTCATCTCTCCAGCGGATAGAACAGGACCGCCCGCAGCGCAAGCAACGTGTTCTGAGCGACGTGGTGCAACAAGCAAGCATCCGTTTCGATCAATGACAAATGTTGCAACGAGCGTTCCGTCGATTTCCGTGTCGTCGGAATGTCGTGTCAACCATTCGACTATATCCGGTTTACTACGAATAAATGCGCCGGAAGGTAAGGACCGGGCTGCGTCACGAATTTCTGAGGGACCAACATAGTCGTAGAGGCGAGTTTGCATTGGATTTCGATAGCAAACGCGAAAAGGGTCTGAGCAACATCCTCGGTGGACAACCGCGCGAATTCGACTGGGGAATTCGCTTTCAAAGCCGCCGGAATCTGTGTTGAATCCGTGTTCAATCTGTGGCTAAAAAACTGCGAGCCCAAGTACGTCGCGTCCGTATCGTTATTCCGCCCAAAAATGCGAGACGCGTTGTGCGAAGATCATCCCCACGACGATCAGGCCGCCTAGGATGGTCATCATGACCGCAGCTGTCGAGATGCCCAGTGCTTTGGCCGCTTGGGGGGCGATTCGGCCATCTTCGGGGTCGACGACAATGGCACGGAGAGCTTGATTGAACATTTCGGCCGCCAAGACGATCGTCATCGACAGGACCACAGCGACCCATTGCATCAGGCTGAGGGCCAAAACGTAACCGGTCGCCAGTACGATGCTGCAGCCGAAGAAATGTACAAAGAAGGCGCTGCCTCCGCGGATTCCTCCGACCACACCCCGTTCGGTCAGCACCAAATGCTGTCGCCAGGCGGGCCGTTTTTGTCGACGGACGGAATGACTGCTGTCTGATCGATGGTAAGTTTCTCGCGATTGCATAGTACGTTCCAGATGGTGCGTCCGGTTCGAAGGTTTGACTTTGTGATCCACAATTGAACTCACTGGGGGAGCGACTGAATGACAGCCGCTGAGGTTTATCGCGTCCCGCCGCTGCCGCTGAAGGAATCGCCGCTGAAGGTATTCGATCTCAGGTTGATGAATCGCGGTTCGACGGAAATGCCGATGCTGCTGGTGTTTTTACTGGGGTTGTAGGAGGCGCCGACGCGCAGATTAAAGTCCTTGCCTTGCCGGGTCACGGTGACGGATTGCCCACGATCCTGGTTTTCTCCGATATCGTAAGCTGTGCCGACTGTCGATCGCCATTTGGGGCTCATTTCGTAATTGACGCGCAACGTAACGATTTGGCTGTCTAGGCCTGAGGAGTTTTTGATTTGGCTGATGCCGGCGAAGAAGCTGCCGCGATCGGTTCGCTTAGAGAGCACACCGGCATCCCACAATTGCTGGCCGCCTTCGAATGTGTCCCAGCCGGCGCCGGCGTACAAGCTGGTCCGTGCCCCGACGTTCCATTGATACCGCGCGCCGAACAAACCAAAGTCTTCGCCAAAGTTATCGCGATTCGGATCGGGGAAGTACGATGTTTCGAAATCCAGGATCATCCAGTCCTTGATCCGCGGACGATCCAGCGGGCCGACTTTCGTTTGCCAGCGGTTCCGCCAGGCCAGCCGCGCCACTTGTTGATCGTCGACCAATTCGTGATAGGGGGCAGTGACGGATCGTCCGGCTCCCGTGCGTACCGCGTAAAACCGTGGGTCAACCGTCGCCGGCAACATGCCGCCGTAGGTTGTGGTGATCATATGTCGGGTGAATTCTTCTTGGGAGTTGTCGTTGAACTCGTTGTAAATCGGCACATCGTTCAAATCCACGTTCGATTCGGAATACGAATAATCCGCCGTAAACAACATCTTGTGCGCGAGTCCATTGAGGTTGAAGATGTCGCTTTGCACTTCGGGCATGTATTTGGAGAACATCAAACTCCCCCGCACACCCAGGCTGCCGTAGAGCCGTGTTGTCTGCTCGGCGTTTGCGTCTTCTTCCCAATAGGTCACTTCGCCCAAGGCATAGGGGACAATGATTGCCGGCCCTAAGTTAAAGGGGGCGTTGAGTTCATGTTTGGTCGAGGCGATGTTTCCGCCGACGTCCACATCCCAGGGCAGGGGACTAAACAGGGGATCGATCTCCGGTCCGGGATCCTGCACGGTCCGCAGGTTGGCGTTGGCCAGCCAGGAATGTTGCGTCCAGGTTAAGGCTCCTCCGAAGAGCGGTTGGGACAGCGTGTAGAGGTCGGCCCGCGGCAACCATTCGGTTTGCGTAA from Symmachiella dynata encodes:
- a CDS encoding diacylglycerol kinase; the encoded protein is MQSRETYHRSDSSHSVRRQKRPAWRQHLVLTERGVVGGIRGGSAFFVHFFGCSIVLATGYVLALSLMQWVAVVLSMTIVLAAEMFNQALRAIVVDPEDGRIAPQAAKALGISTAAVMMTILGGLIVVGMIFAQRVSHFWAE
- a CDS encoding family 43 glycosylhydrolase, which gives rise to MILSYRQRLPNVPCWVLFGLLLVLPHSLPAEELPPFDTTQVWVEMPSGRPVIDRGPAGAWDHYAVDNPFVLVEDGTYYCFFEAQDKPFNQGGHERMGLATSADGITWEKWPQNPILDIGPPGAWDHVVAKLPTVTKHKDRYYLFYSGRDGKTKQIGIATSTDLKTWTKHPENPVLQSRPGEWDTLLSTHPSPIFERDDRYYLLFRGMNQKTRQQGLNIAVSTDMVHWKRVQNEPVIPTIEETGSLAVADLGGHYLGLSQAAGRPYWQSSDLLTWKKSGAAEFTGKKVDTVSNPFLSNGKWTIVYEQQDRIYRAVLQPR
- a CDS encoding superoxide dismutase [Ni]; its protein translation is MSRFVTLSLALAAVSLVGVRTADAHCQVPCGIYGDQTRFEQMLEDFRTISKAMTQINELSEKSDAQSKNQLVRWINTKEEHASKTQKIMAEYFFAQRIKSDNEAYVKQLKAAHNIIVTAMKCKQTVDPKVAESLEKAIYDFYRAYEGKEPDFEH
- a CDS encoding ferritin-like domain-containing protein; the protein is MSDDVRKQIIEELKVAYWMEIETVMNYIANSINLDGVRAEEIKKALAADVQEELGHAQVLARRIKTIGGEVPGSQAFSATQDALQPCSDHTDVKSVIKGVIAAEDGAIKQYNKLIKLCDGVDYVTQDLCITSLADEEEHRRDFMGYLTEYEQRS
- a CDS encoding molybdopterin-dependent oxidoreductase, giving the protein MSGALLKIDGEVSQALELSYADFEAFPEAAQVCDVSRFHPTRQGDGVTLQSILDRVQPAESATYLTLHASHDDFAASIPLAAVAAEGIVVYKNAGAPLPVEKGGPVRFLIRDPAACHTAELDDCANVKFVDRIELTAGRGRDTRPEDDEEHEQLHANES